One window of the Aptenodytes patagonicus chromosome 17, bAptPat1.pri.cur, whole genome shotgun sequence genome contains the following:
- the RHBDD2 gene encoding rhomboid domain-containing protein 2 — MAAGWGRPPAAAALTLLLSLGASAPGLLRGAPAARSAASLRPAALRAGEVHRLVTYIFVYEDLISLTCGAVIIWYFAGSFEKNVGTVKHCFLTMAFAVLSALLYLLLETVVSRVSEVEDAKGFMPVAFATLGVSTTRSRMKRTLFFGVRVPVVLVPWFMLCIAWFIPGSSLLSNLSGLLAGEAYGLGYCFCLDFPESVGSKLDRVFPFSLLRRIPGLKYIPGSLAERRAFESSKVKPAPGAYPTQIYYCSSPPALPAFQMQQPDAQSQGFQHSCAPGCGHALGLEGSQHGHAAGHSLPSSPQQARGAFRESYVQAHAGASPGQCCQLGKFSPPQRVCPTDPRTPAGVGPLAGVQQASGYPAATAAPVSAEFSRVQVY; from the exons ATggcggcggggtgggggcgcccgccggccgccgccgccctcacGCTGCTGCTGTCGCTCGGCGCCTCCGCGCCCGGGCTGCTGCGGGgagcgcccgccgcccgctccgccgcctcGCTGCGGCCCGCCGCCCTGCGCGCGGGGGAAG TTCACAGGTTGGTTACCTACATCTTTGTCTATGAAGACCTGATATCCTTGACCTGCGGTGCCGTTATCATCTGGTATTTTGCCGGCAGCTTTGAGAAGAACGTTGGCACTGTGAAGCACTGCTTCCTCACCATGGCGTTTGCCGTCCTCTCCGCCCTCCTGTACCTCTTACTCGAGACCGTTGTCTCGAGGGTGTCAGAGGTGGAGGATGCCAAAGGATTCATGCCAGTAGCTTTTGCTACGTTGGGTGTGTCCACCACCCGCTCGCGGATGAAGAGGACGCTGTTTTTTGGCGTTAGAGTTCCAGTGGTGCTGGTGCCATGGTTTATGCTCTGCATAGCATGGTTTATCCCCGGCTCTTCTCTCTTGAGTAACCTGTCTGGGCTCCTAGCTGGGGAAGCCT ATGGTCTCGGCTACTGTTTCTGCTTGGATTTTCCGGAGTCGGTGGGCTCTAAGCTGGACCGGGTGTTCCCTTTCAGCCTGCTAAGGAGGATACCAGGGCTGAAATATATCCCAGGGTCCTTAGCGGAGAGAAGAGCCTTCGAAAGCAGCAA GGTTAAGCCTGCACCAGGCGCCTACCCCACCCAAATCTACTACTGCTCTTCGCCTCCGGCTCTTCCCGCTTTCCAGATGCAGCAACCTGACGCTCAGAGTCAGGGGTTTCAACACAGCTGTGCGCCGGGATGCGGCCATGCTCTGGGACTCGAGGGATCTCAGCATGGCCATGCTGCAGGACAcagcctcccttcttccccccagcaAGCCAGAGGTGCCTTCAGAGAGTCTTACGTGCAGGCCCACGCTGGAGCCTCGCCTGGACAGTGCTGCCAGCTGGGCAAGTTCTCTCCCCCGCAGCGCGTGTGCCCAACTGATCCACGGACACCCGCAGGCGTGGGCCCCCTGGCTGGGGTTCAGCAAGCATCAGGGTATCCAGCAGCCACAGCGGCTCCTGTTTCTGCTGAATTTTCGAGAGTCCAGGTGTACTga